One part of the Vidua macroura isolate BioBank_ID:100142 chromosome 14, ASM2450914v1, whole genome shotgun sequence genome encodes these proteins:
- the BTK gene encoding tyrosine-protein kinase BTK isoform X1 codes for MASVILESIFLKRSQQKKKTSPLNFKKRLFLLTESKLSYYEYDFERGRRGSKKGSVDIEKITCVETVAPENNPPPERQVPRKGEDYNNMEQISIIERFPYPFQVVYDEGPLYIFSPTEELRKRWIHQLKSVIRYNSDLVQKYHPCFWIDGQYLCCSQTAKNAMGCRILESRNGSLKVGRSHRKTKKPLPPTPEEDQMVMKALPPKPAPSTAGEMKKVVALYNYEPMNAQDLQLQKGEEYFILEESHLPWWKALDKNGREGYIPSNYVTETRNSLEIFEWYSKNITRSQAEQLLKQEGKEGGFIVRDSTSKTGKYTVSVYAKSSVDPQGTIRHYVVCCTPQNQYYLAEKHLFNSIPELITYHQHNSAGLISRLKYPVSQHKKSAPSTAGLGYGSWEIDPKDLTFLKELGTGQFGVVKYGKWRGQYNVAIKMIREGSMSEDEFIDEAKVMMNLSHEKLVQLYGVCTKQRPIFIITEYMANGCLLNFLREARQRFQPAELLEMCKDVCEAMEYLESKQFLHRDLAARNCLVNDQGIVKVSDFGLSRYVLDDEYTSSMGSKFPVRWSPPEVLLYSKFSSKSDVWSFGVLMWEVYSLGKMPYERFNNNETTEHVIQGLRLYRPQAASERVYAIMYSCWHEKPEERPTFRVLLSSILDMADEEC; via the exons ATGGCCAGCGTCATCCTGGAGAGCATCTTCTTGAAGCGCTCgcagcagaagaagaaaacatctCCCCTCAACTTCAAGAAGCGCCTGTTCCTGCTGACGGAGAGCAAGCTGTCCTACTATGAGTATGACTTTGAGCGGGGG CGCCGGGGCAGTAAGAAGGGCTCCGTGGACATTGAGAAGATCACCTGCGTGGAGACAGTGGCACCTGAAAACAACCCTCCCCCTGAGCGACAGGTCCCG AGGAAAGGGGAGGATTACAACAACATGGAGCAGATCTCAATCATCGAACGGTTCCCCTACCCCTTCCAG GTGGTCTATGACGAGGGGCCCCTCTACATCTTCTCCCCGACAGAGGAGCTGCGCAAGCGCTGGATCCATCAGCTGAAGAGCG TGATTCGGTACAACAGCGACCTGGTCCAGAAGTACCACCCCTGCTTCTGGATCGACGGCCAGtacctgtgctgctcccagacaGCCAAGAACGCCATGGGCTGCCGGATTCTGGAGAGCAGGAATGGCA gTTTAAAAGTCGGGCGGTCACATCGCAAGACAAAGAAGCCCCTTCCCCCAACTCCTGAGGAGGACCAG ATGGTGATGAAGGCTCTGCCTCCCAagccagcccccagcacagcgGGGGAGATGAAGAAGGTGGTGGCCCTCTACAACTACGAGCCGATGAACGCGCAggacctgcagctgcagaagggcGAGGAGTACTTCATCCTGGAGGAGAGCCACCTGCCCTGGTGGAAAGCCCTTGACAAGAACGG gagggaaggatACATCCCCAGCAACTACGTCACTGAAACCAGAAATTCCCTGGAGATCTTTGA GTGGTACTCAAAGAATATCACTCGGAGCCAAGCGGAGCAACTGCTGAAACAGGAG GGTAAGGAAGGGGGCTTCATTGTCCGAGATTCCACCAGCAAGACAGGGAAATACACTGTCTCCGTCTATGCCAAGTCCTCTGT GGACCCCCAAGGCACGATCCGCCACTATGTCGTCTGCTGCACCCCCCAGAATCAGTATTACCTGGCAGAAAAACACCTGTTCAACAGCATCCCAGAGCTCATCACCTACCACCAGCACAACTCTGCAG gGCTCATATCCAGACTGAAGTACCCAGTGTCTCAGCACAAGAAAAGTGCTCCTTCCACAGCTGGCCTTGGCTATG GATCGTGGGAGATCGACCCCAAGGATCTGACCTTCCTGAAGGAACTCGGGACGGGGCAGTTTGGCGTGGTGAAGTACGGGAAATGGAGGGGCCAGTACAACGTTGCCATCAAGATGATCAGGGAGGGCTCCATGTCAGAGGATGAGTTTATTGACGAAGCCAAAGTCATGAT GAACCTGTCTCACGAGAAGCTGGTGCAGCTCTACGGGGTCTGCACTAAGCAGCGTCCCATCTTCATCATCACCGAGTACATGGCCAATGGCTGCCTCCTGAACTTCCTGAGGGAAGCACGGCAGCGCTTCCAGCCTGCCGAGCTGCTGGAGATGTGCAAGGATGTCTGTGAAGCTATGGAGTACCTGGAATCCAAGCAGTTCCTGCACAGAGACCTG GCTGCTCGAAACTGTTTGGTGAATGACCAAGGAATTGTGAAAGTGTCAGATTTTGGTCTTTCCAG gtaTGTGCTAGATGATGAGTACACAAGCTCCATGGGGTCCAAGTTTCCAGTGCGGTGGTCTCCTCCCGAAGTGCTGCTGTACAGCAAGTTCAGCAGCAAGTCTGACGTCTGGTCCTTTG GCGTCCTGATGTGGGAAGTTTACTCCCTGGGAAAGATGCCTTACGAGAGGTTTAACAACAACGAGACAACTGAGCACGTCATCCAAGGCCTGCGCCTGTACCGGCCGCAGGCGGCCTCGGAGCGGGTCTACGCCATCATGTACAGCTGCTGGCACGAG AAGCCTGAGGAGCGCCCCACCTTCAgggtgctgctgagcagcatcctggacatgGCCGACGAGGAGTGCTGA
- the BTK gene encoding tyrosine-protein kinase BTK isoform X2: MEQISIIERFPYPFQVVYDEGPLYIFSPTEELRKRWIHQLKSVIRYNSDLVQKYHPCFWIDGQYLCCSQTAKNAMGCRILESRNGSLKVGRSHRKTKKPLPPTPEEDQMVMKALPPKPAPSTAGEMKKVVALYNYEPMNAQDLQLQKGEEYFILEESHLPWWKALDKNGREGYIPSNYVTETRNSLEIFEWYSKNITRSQAEQLLKQEGKEGGFIVRDSTSKTGKYTVSVYAKSSVDPQGTIRHYVVCCTPQNQYYLAEKHLFNSIPELITYHQHNSAGLISRLKYPVSQHKKSAPSTAGLGYGSWEIDPKDLTFLKELGTGQFGVVKYGKWRGQYNVAIKMIREGSMSEDEFIDEAKVMMNLSHEKLVQLYGVCTKQRPIFIITEYMANGCLLNFLREARQRFQPAELLEMCKDVCEAMEYLESKQFLHRDLAARNCLVNDQGIVKVSDFGLSRYVLDDEYTSSMGSKFPVRWSPPEVLLYSKFSSKSDVWSFGVLMWEVYSLGKMPYERFNNNETTEHVIQGLRLYRPQAASERVYAIMYSCWHEKPEERPTFRVLLSSILDMADEEC, translated from the exons ATGGAGCAGATCTCAATCATCGAACGGTTCCCCTACCCCTTCCAG GTGGTCTATGACGAGGGGCCCCTCTACATCTTCTCCCCGACAGAGGAGCTGCGCAAGCGCTGGATCCATCAGCTGAAGAGCG TGATTCGGTACAACAGCGACCTGGTCCAGAAGTACCACCCCTGCTTCTGGATCGACGGCCAGtacctgtgctgctcccagacaGCCAAGAACGCCATGGGCTGCCGGATTCTGGAGAGCAGGAATGGCA gTTTAAAAGTCGGGCGGTCACATCGCAAGACAAAGAAGCCCCTTCCCCCAACTCCTGAGGAGGACCAG ATGGTGATGAAGGCTCTGCCTCCCAagccagcccccagcacagcgGGGGAGATGAAGAAGGTGGTGGCCCTCTACAACTACGAGCCGATGAACGCGCAggacctgcagctgcagaagggcGAGGAGTACTTCATCCTGGAGGAGAGCCACCTGCCCTGGTGGAAAGCCCTTGACAAGAACGG gagggaaggatACATCCCCAGCAACTACGTCACTGAAACCAGAAATTCCCTGGAGATCTTTGA GTGGTACTCAAAGAATATCACTCGGAGCCAAGCGGAGCAACTGCTGAAACAGGAG GGTAAGGAAGGGGGCTTCATTGTCCGAGATTCCACCAGCAAGACAGGGAAATACACTGTCTCCGTCTATGCCAAGTCCTCTGT GGACCCCCAAGGCACGATCCGCCACTATGTCGTCTGCTGCACCCCCCAGAATCAGTATTACCTGGCAGAAAAACACCTGTTCAACAGCATCCCAGAGCTCATCACCTACCACCAGCACAACTCTGCAG gGCTCATATCCAGACTGAAGTACCCAGTGTCTCAGCACAAGAAAAGTGCTCCTTCCACAGCTGGCCTTGGCTATG GATCGTGGGAGATCGACCCCAAGGATCTGACCTTCCTGAAGGAACTCGGGACGGGGCAGTTTGGCGTGGTGAAGTACGGGAAATGGAGGGGCCAGTACAACGTTGCCATCAAGATGATCAGGGAGGGCTCCATGTCAGAGGATGAGTTTATTGACGAAGCCAAAGTCATGAT GAACCTGTCTCACGAGAAGCTGGTGCAGCTCTACGGGGTCTGCACTAAGCAGCGTCCCATCTTCATCATCACCGAGTACATGGCCAATGGCTGCCTCCTGAACTTCCTGAGGGAAGCACGGCAGCGCTTCCAGCCTGCCGAGCTGCTGGAGATGTGCAAGGATGTCTGTGAAGCTATGGAGTACCTGGAATCCAAGCAGTTCCTGCACAGAGACCTG GCTGCTCGAAACTGTTTGGTGAATGACCAAGGAATTGTGAAAGTGTCAGATTTTGGTCTTTCCAG gtaTGTGCTAGATGATGAGTACACAAGCTCCATGGGGTCCAAGTTTCCAGTGCGGTGGTCTCCTCCCGAAGTGCTGCTGTACAGCAAGTTCAGCAGCAAGTCTGACGTCTGGTCCTTTG GCGTCCTGATGTGGGAAGTTTACTCCCTGGGAAAGATGCCTTACGAGAGGTTTAACAACAACGAGACAACTGAGCACGTCATCCAAGGCCTGCGCCTGTACCGGCCGCAGGCGGCCTCGGAGCGGGTCTACGCCATCATGTACAGCTGCTGGCACGAG AAGCCTGAGGAGCGCCCCACCTTCAgggtgctgctgagcagcatcctggacatgGCCGACGAGGAGTGCTGA